The following coding sequences are from one Scomber scombrus chromosome 20, fScoSco1.1, whole genome shotgun sequence window:
- the crispld1a gene encoding cysteine-rich secretory protein LCCL domain-containing 1, giving the protein MKGVFPHWLRGVSLLLLLQTAISMVMLPNSTGWQQILDKYLDEDGDWWESKQRGKRAITDSDAQLILDLHNKLRGQVYPPASNMEYMVWDTELERTAEEWAETCLWEHGPASLLPQIGQNLGAHWGRYQPPTFHVQAWYDEVKDYSFPYPQECNPYCPFRCSGPVCTHYTQLVWATSSRIGCAINMCYNMNVWGQIWAKAVYLVCNYSPKGNWWGHAPYKHGTSCSACPPSYGGGCKDNLCYKDDNSNLPHEETEENNFIEPEAPRTPQRSWPRVSRPEPPSFSKPAPTKPPTKDLQKNEVVNTEQMSQLVTCDTKLRDQCKGTTCNRYECPAGCLDTTGKVVGTVYYEMQSSVCRAGLHAGVIDNDGGWMDVTRQGRKDFFIKSNKNGVGSLGKYQSANSFTVFRVAVRAITCEATVAQLCSYQKPAKHCPRLFCPSNCLEENPHISRVIGTTVYSDKSSICRAAVHAGVIKNDVGGYIDVMPVEKRKHYIASYQNGIVSESLQNPPGGKAFRVFAVI; this is encoded by the exons ATGAAAGGTGTGTTCCCGCACTGGCTGAGGGGTGTGTCCCTGCTGCTACTGCTCCAGACGGCCATCTCCATGGTGATGCTTCCAAACTCCACCGGCTGGCAGCAGATTCTGGACAAGTATCTGGACGAGGACGGGGACTGGTGGGAGTCCAAGCAAAGAGGAAAGAGGGCAATCACCGACAGTGACGCTCAGCTCATCCTGGACCTTCACAATAAGCTCAGAGGCCAGGTCTATCCTCCTGCTTCAAACATGGAGTACATG GTGTGGGACACAGAGTTGGAGCGTACAGCAGAAGAGTGGGCTGAGACCTGTCTTTGGGAACACGGTCCTGCCAGCTTACTGCCACAGATCGGACAGAATCTGGGAGCCCACTGGGGAAG GTACCAACCACCCACATTCCATGTGCAGGCCTGGTATGATGAAGTGAAAGATTACTCCTTCCCTTACCCTCAGGAGTGTAACCCCTACTGCCCCTTCAGATGCTCCGGCCCAGTTTGCACTCATTACACACAG TTGGTGTGGGCCACCAGCAGTCGGATTGGCTGTGCCATCAACATGTGTTACAACATGAATGTATGGGGACAGATTTGGGCCAAAGCTGTCTATCTTGTCTGCAATTATTCACCAAA GGGAAACTGGTGGGGCCATGCGCCTTATAAACATGGGACCTCATGCTCTGCGTGTCCTCCCAGTTATGGAGGAGGCTGCAAGGACAACCTCTGCTACAAAG ATGACAATTCCAACCTTCCACATGAGGAAACGGAAGAAAACAACTTCATCGAGCCAGAGGCCCCACGTACTCCACAGAGGTCCTGGCCCAGGGTCTCCAGGCCCGAGCCTCCCAGTTTCTCCAAACCAGCCCCCACCAAGCCCCCCACAAAGGACCTGCAAAAGAATGAAGTGGTCAACACAGAGCAGATGT CTCAGCTTGTGACCTGTGACACTAAGCTTCGAGATCAGTGTAAAGGAACAACATGCAATAG ATATGAGTGTCCAGCTGGATGCTTAGATACTACAGGAAAAGTAGTTGGGACAGTTTACTATGAAATG CAATCCAGTGTGTGCAGAGCTGGTCTACATGCTGGTGTCATAGATAATGatggaggatggatggatgtaacaagacaaggaagaaaggacTTTTTCATCAAATCCAACAAGAATGGAGTCGGATCTCTAGG AAAATATCAGAGCGCTAattccttcacagttttcagagTAGCAG tcAGAGCCATCACATGTGAAGCCACAGTCGCACAGCTGTGTTCATACCAAAAGCCCGCAAAACATTGCCCAAG atTATTCTGCCCAAGTAACTGTTTAGAAGAGAACCCACACATATCCAGAGTAATTGGCACCACAGTATACTCTGAT AAATCCAGTATATGCCGGGCAGCTGTCCATGCTGGAGTCATCAAGAACGATGTGGGTGGCTACATCGATGTGATGCCAGTGGAAAAGAGGAAACACTACATTGCCTCATATCAGAATGGCATTGTCTCTGAAAG TCTTCAAAACCCTCCTGGAGGGAAGGCGTTCCGGGTGTTTGCTGTGATTTGA